One Cicer arietinum cultivar CDC Frontier isolate Library 1 chromosome 8, Cicar.CDCFrontier_v2.0, whole genome shotgun sequence DNA segment encodes these proteins:
- the LOC101513910 gene encoding uncharacterized protein produces the protein MARRTNRSVPQGRNDMTEAIQAMNAMAAAMAQQAAIQAQRDAQRDQRDEAASAARALNEFRRQDPPKFKGEHDPDKADLWLQEIEKIFEILHCSDNAKVEYATYLMIGEAEYWWRGAKKMMETNHEELTWEAFKNKFLEKYFPKSARAEKEAQFLKLYQGNLTIAEYAAKFESLAKHFRYFLNQIDEEYMCERFESGLRYEIKELVGPLEIRQYQVLVEKCKKVEQMKQSRLNRGVVGGPIRPQGHNDQHNRGKQHQQYKPYARPLGNARDQPRPQNGEGQGPKVPSQNQAYPVKCFRCNREGHKISECPIRPRVCYICQKPDHFANECPERKDDRAVNRNNINDNVVRPTAKGRVYHINGEETPSSSELIQGECLIAGKSLNVIYDSGATHSFISLDWVDSLQLTITTLPFDLVVTLPSTESVKCNTACLQCPLIVFDMRFNVDLICILLKHVGVILGMDWLSSHYVLLDCARKSVIFPDPGVSRFLDTNKLNFSLKEGVRKCVSLNSVSTKLEVEVDGILVVEDFPEVFPPDVPGLPPVRDIEFSIDVTPGTGPISIALYRMSPSELSELKN, from the exons ATGGCTCGTCGCACAAACCGATCGGTTCCCCAAGGAAGAAACGACATGACTGAAGCAATCCAAGCCATGAATGCTATGGCCGCAGCAATGGCCCAACAAGCTGCGATCCAGGCTCAACGAGATGCACAGAGGGATCAGAGGGATGAAGCAGCCAGTGCAGCAAGAGCATTGAATGAATTTCGTCGACAAGATCCGCCTAAATTCAAAGGGGAACATGACCCCGACAAGGCTGATCTTTGGCTGCAAGAAAtcgagaagatcttcgagatctTACACTGCTCTGACAATGCGAAAGTAGAGTATGCAACCTATTTGATGATTGGTGAAGCTGAATACTGGTGGCGAGGTGCGAAGAAAATGATGGAGACAAATCATGAAGAGCTAACCTGGGAGGCTTTCAAGAATAAGTTCCTAGAAAAATACTTCCCGAAAAGTGCTAGGGCTGAGAAGGAGGCCCAATTTCTGAAGTTGTATCAAGGGAATCTCACGATAGCGGAATATGCGGCAAAGTTCGAGTCCCTAGCAAAGCACTTCCGCTATTTCCTAAATCAGATAGATGAAGAATACATGTGCGAGAGGTTTGAAAGTGGGCTTAGGTATGAAATTAAGGAGTTAGTGGGGCCCTTGGAGATAcgccaatatcaagtactagtGGAGAAATGCAAGAAAGTGGAGCAGATGAAACAGAGCCGTCTGAATAGGGGTGTTGTAGGTGGACCCATCAGACCTCAG GGGCATAACGACCAACATAATAGGGGCAAGCAGCATCAACAATACAAGCCATATGCCCGACCACTGGGGAATGCTAGAGATCAACCTCGACCTCAAAACGGGGAAGGTCAAGGGCCAAAAGTTCCAAGTCAGAACCAGGCGTACCCTGTTAAGTGTTTTCGCTGCAACAGAGAAGGACACAAGATATCTGAGTGTCCAATCAGACCAAGGGTTTGTTACATTTGTCAGAAACCAGaccattttgcaaatgaatgccCTGAACGGAAGGACGATAGAGCTGTCAACCGCAACAATATCAACGACAATGTTGTACGCCCTACTGCCAAGGGACGTGTCTACCACATCAATGGAGAGGAAACTCCATCTTCCTCTGAGCTTATCCAAGGTGAGTGTTTAATTGCTGGAAAATCACTTAATGTAATTTATGATTCGGGGGCAACACACTCATTCATTTCATTGGATTGGGTGGATTCGCTCCAACTTACTATTACTACTTTGCCGTTTGATTTGGTGGTTACCCTACCTTCTACCGAATCAGTGAAATGTAATACGGCTTGCTTGCAATGCCCGTTGATTGTGTTCGATATGAGATTCAacgttgatttgatttgtattcTCCTCAAGCATGTGGGAGTGATCCTTGGAATGGATTGGTTGTCAAGCCATTATGTTctattggattgtgctcgtaagtCTGTGATATTCCCAGACCCAGGTGTTTCTCGATTCCTCGATACCAATAAATTGAACTTCTCTTTGAAAGAGGGAGTTCGGAAGTGTGTTTCCCTCAACTCAGTCAGTACGAAGCTAGAGGTGGAGGTAGACGGGATACTTGTGGTCGAAGATTTTCCAGAGGTATTTCCGCCGGATGTACCAGGATTACCCCCAGTTCGTGATATtgaattttcaattgatgtgaCTCCGGGTACAGGACCTATATCTATTGCACTATATAGAATGTCTCCATCAGAATTGTCAGAGTTGAAAAATTAG